In one Pseudomonas sp. SCA2728.1_7 genomic region, the following are encoded:
- a CDS encoding IclR family transcriptional regulator, translating to MEKTSDSNGKQKVRSAEVGTDILKALAELSPSTSLSRLAEHVQMPASKVHRYLQALIASGFAEQNAATNHYGLGREALRVGLAALNSMDVLKVAALPLAELRDELNETCFLAVWGNQGATVVHIEPAVRAVTVVTQLGSVLPLLSSSTGLVFSAYLPHRETDELREQEIAAADHPLKDEKTYATLCEQIRERGLHHVHGLLMPGVDALSAPVFNAVGQVAAVLTIVGPTSLFHADENGPAAQRLLAATRAVSWRMGYER from the coding sequence ATGGAAAAAACCAGCGACAGCAACGGCAAACAGAAAGTCCGCTCCGCCGAAGTCGGCACCGACATCCTCAAGGCCTTGGCCGAGTTGTCGCCGTCCACTTCATTGTCGCGACTGGCCGAACATGTGCAGATGCCAGCAAGCAAAGTGCATCGCTATCTGCAGGCGTTGATTGCCTCGGGTTTTGCCGAGCAGAACGCCGCCACCAACCATTACGGTCTCGGCCGTGAAGCGTTGCGCGTTGGCCTGGCTGCTCTCAACAGTATGGACGTGCTGAAGGTCGCCGCCCTGCCGCTGGCCGAACTGCGCGATGAACTCAACGAAACCTGCTTTTTGGCGGTGTGGGGCAATCAGGGCGCGACCGTGGTGCACATCGAACCGGCGGTGCGTGCGGTGACGGTGGTGACGCAATTGGGTTCAGTGTTGCCGCTGCTCAGTTCATCGACCGGACTGGTGTTCAGCGCCTACCTGCCGCATCGGGAAACCGATGAATTGCGCGAGCAGGAAATCGCCGCTGCCGATCATCCGCTGAAAGACGAGAAGACGTATGCAACGCTGTGCGAACAGATCCGCGAACGCGGTCTGCATCATGTGCATGGCCTGCTGATGCCGGGTGTGGATGCGTTATCCGCACCGGTGTTCAATGCTGTCGGACAAGTCGCCGCCGTGCTGACCATCGTTGGCCCGACCTCGCTGTTCCATGCCGACGAAAACGGCCCGGCGGCGCAGCGGTTGCTGGCGGCGACGCGGGCCGTGAGTTGGCGGATGGGTTATGAAAGATAA
- a CDS encoding aromatic acid/H+ symport family MFS transporter, translating into MHNQIASFRAALDARPVSRYQWLLLILLALLLVTDGYDAQVLGYVVPALAQDWGLEKSAFGPVFSANLLGLTLGSLAVTPLADRFGVRRILLACVLIYATLTVLMVFADSLNTLMIARFICGIGMGGAMPSAMALMSEYSPPRLRTLMVTLAACGFSFGGAAGGFVAAGFIDQFGWQAVFLAGGVTPLLLFPFLWWMLPESLPRLLRDAPPYVRLRKVTARMLPDWQPPVVSVEQNEREQGSKLTVVELFRNGYARPTLLIWATFFVSLILLYFMISWLPTLLLESGLKLNEANLVTSMFLFAGTLGAICMAWFADRLKRKVRLLSGVLAGAALCTILLGLNHDNPRYLVACVFAAGFCIIGGQLTLNAFASNFYPAHVRATGTGWALGVGRFGSILGPLFGSLLLAMHIPVAQIFFFCAIPAVIAALLIIQVRSPTDTAQSPVGASLLAKNDNAV; encoded by the coding sequence ATGCACAACCAGATTGCCAGCTTCCGCGCGGCACTCGACGCCCGTCCAGTGTCCCGCTATCAGTGGTTACTGTTGATCCTGCTCGCGCTGTTGCTGGTCACCGACGGCTATGATGCCCAGGTGCTCGGTTACGTGGTGCCCGCGCTGGCTCAGGACTGGGGCCTGGAAAAATCTGCGTTCGGGCCTGTGTTCAGCGCCAATCTGCTCGGTCTCACCCTTGGTTCACTGGCGGTCACGCCGCTGGCTGACCGCTTTGGCGTGCGCCGGATCCTGCTCGCTTGCGTACTGATCTACGCCACGCTGACCGTGCTGATGGTCTTCGCCGATTCGCTGAACACACTGATGATCGCGCGCTTCATCTGCGGCATCGGCATGGGCGGAGCGATGCCCAGTGCCATGGCGTTGATGTCGGAATACTCGCCACCGCGTTTGCGTACCTTGATGGTGACGCTGGCAGCCTGTGGCTTCTCGTTCGGTGGCGCGGCGGGTGGTTTTGTCGCCGCCGGTTTCATCGACCAGTTCGGCTGGCAGGCGGTGTTTCTCGCCGGTGGCGTCACGCCGTTGCTGCTGTTTCCGTTTCTCTGGTGGATGCTGCCGGAGTCGCTGCCACGCCTGTTGCGTGATGCACCGCCGTATGTACGACTGCGCAAAGTTACCGCAAGGATGCTGCCGGATTGGCAACCGCCCGTTGTCAGTGTCGAGCAGAACGAGCGCGAGCAGGGCAGCAAACTGACCGTGGTCGAGTTGTTCCGCAACGGCTACGCGCGGCCGACTTTGCTGATCTGGGCGACGTTTTTCGTCAGCCTTATTCTGCTGTATTTCATGATCAGCTGGTTGCCGACGCTGTTGCTGGAAAGTGGCTTGAAACTCAACGAAGCCAATCTGGTGACGTCGATGTTCCTCTTCGCCGGTACCCTGGGTGCGATCTGCATGGCGTGGTTCGCCGACCGCTTGAAGCGCAAGGTGCGGTTGTTGTCCGGCGTGTTGGCGGGCGCTGCGCTGTGCACGATTCTGCTGGGGCTCAATCACGACAATCCGCGTTATCTGGTGGCCTGCGTCTTCGCCGCCGGATTCTGCATCATCGGCGGGCAGCTGACGCTGAATGCGTTTGCCAGCAATTTCTACCCGGCGCATGTGCGTGCAACCGGCACCGGTTGGGCGTTGGGTGTGGGGCGTTTTGGTTCGATTCTCGGGCCGCTGTTTGGCAGCCTGTTGCTCGCGATGCACATTCCGGTGGCGCAGATTTTCTTCTTTTGCGCGATCCCGGCGGTCATCGCCGCGTTGCTGATTATTCAGGTACGTTCGCCCACTGACACAGCGCAATCTCCTGTGGGAGCTAGCCTGCTAGCGAAGAACGATAACGCGGTTTAA
- a CDS encoding transglutaminase family protein, translating into MSARQRFFECLHRSPPALFEAALWMAAEHEKAVDPDALLQEFKDLQQRVSYGLPMLPVSELAQPLLRRMTDLGFAQDDFLPLRPQAALLHKVLQTRRGQPLALALIALELARGLEIPLVGVNFPGHFLLRVPGADHFLDPCGGRRLYPNDCRELLQRQYGPNMKLNAEHLLTATPQQMLQRLSRNLRQLYLTHDDFIAALIDAERVLELGDAGAADYLARASLYQRLDCPNAERFDLEHALLLSDDPIQRLRLTERLGHLPPNSVVH; encoded by the coding sequence ATGAGTGCGCGTCAACGTTTTTTCGAATGCCTGCACCGTTCACCGCCCGCGCTGTTCGAAGCCGCGCTGTGGATGGCGGCCGAGCACGAAAAAGCGGTCGACCCCGACGCGCTGTTGCAGGAATTCAAAGACCTGCAACAACGGGTGAGTTACGGTTTGCCAATGCTGCCTGTGAGTGAGCTGGCGCAACCGTTGTTACGCCGCATGACCGATCTGGGTTTTGCACAGGATGATTTTCTGCCACTGCGCCCGCAGGCTGCGCTGCTGCACAAGGTGTTGCAGACCCGTCGCGGCCAGCCGCTGGCATTGGCGCTGATTGCCCTGGAGCTGGCGCGTGGTCTGGAGATTCCTCTGGTCGGGGTCAACTTCCCCGGGCATTTCCTGTTGCGAGTGCCCGGTGCCGATCACTTTCTTGATCCGTGCGGCGGGCGGCGCTTGTACCCCAATGACTGTCGCGAACTGTTGCAGCGCCAGTACGGGCCGAACATGAAACTGAATGCCGAACATCTGCTGACCGCTACACCCCAACAGATGCTCCAGCGTCTATCGCGCAACCTGCGCCAGTTGTACCTGACGCATGATGATTTCATTGCCGCGCTGATCGATGCCGAACGCGTGCTCGAACTGGGTGACGCCGGAGCCGCTGATTACCTGGCCCGGGCCAGTCTTTATCAGCGGCTCGACTGTCCGAATGCCGAGCGCTTTGATCTGGAACACGCCTTGCTGCTCAGCGACGATCCGATCCAGCGACTACGCCTGACCGAACGACTCGGACACCTGCCGCCCAACTCGGTCGTCCACTGA
- the fahA gene encoding fumarylacetoacetase, which produces MTQTSITRSWVASANGHADFPLQNLPLGVFGIADSAPRAGVAIGEHIFDLQVALEAGLFDGAARSAVEAMHSGQLNAFFDLGREARVALRTRLLELFSEGSTHRGNIEAQGAKLLPLAADCQLHLPARISDYTDFYVGIEHAQNVGKLFRPDNPLLPNYKHVPIGYHGRASTVRASGTDVRRPKGQTLPAGQTEPVFGPCARLDYELELGIWIGQGNEMGDSIAIGDAADHIAGFCLLNDWSARDIQAWEYQPLGPFLSKSFITSVSPWVVTAEALEPFRTAQPKRPEGDPQPLPYLFDKRDQDGGAFDIELEVLLLTETMREQNLPAHRLTLSNTRYMYWTVAQMVAHHSVNGCQLQAGDLFGSGTLSGPENGQFGSLLEITEGGKKPIELASGEVRKFLEDGDEIILRARCARDGFASIGFGECRGKVLAAR; this is translated from the coding sequence ATGACTCAGACTTCCATCACCCGCAGTTGGGTCGCTTCGGCCAACGGCCACGCTGATTTCCCGTTGCAAAACCTGCCGCTCGGCGTATTCGGCATCGCTGATTCGGCACCGCGCGCTGGCGTGGCGATTGGCGAGCACATCTTCGATCTGCAAGTGGCGCTGGAAGCAGGGCTGTTCGACGGTGCTGCACGTAGCGCCGTCGAAGCCATGCACAGCGGCCAGTTGAACGCGTTCTTCGACCTCGGTCGGGAGGCACGTGTGGCTTTGCGCACACGCCTGCTGGAACTGTTCAGTGAAGGCAGCACGCACCGTGGCAACATCGAAGCTCAAGGCGCGAAACTGTTGCCACTGGCCGCCGATTGCCAACTGCACCTGCCGGCACGCATCAGCGATTACACCGACTTCTACGTCGGCATCGAGCATGCGCAAAACGTCGGCAAACTGTTCCGTCCGGATAACCCGCTGCTGCCGAACTACAAGCATGTGCCGATCGGTTATCACGGTCGCGCCTCCACCGTGCGTGCATCCGGCACCGACGTGCGCCGTCCGAAAGGCCAGACGCTACCGGCCGGTCAGACCGAACCTGTGTTTGGCCCGTGCGCGCGCCTGGACTATGAGCTGGAACTGGGCATCTGGATCGGTCAGGGCAACGAGATGGGCGATTCGATCGCCATCGGTGACGCCGCTGATCACATCGCCGGTTTCTGCCTGCTCAACGACTGGTCGGCCCGCGATATCCAGGCCTGGGAATACCAGCCGCTGGGTCCGTTCCTGTCGAAAAGTTTTATCACCAGCGTCTCGCCATGGGTGGTAACAGCGGAAGCGCTGGAGCCATTCCGTACTGCGCAGCCGAAGCGTCCTGAAGGCGATCCGCAGCCGCTGCCGTACCTGTTCGACAAGCGCGATCAGGACGGCGGTGCCTTCGACATCGAGCTGGAAGTGCTGTTGCTCACCGAAACCATGCGCGAGCAGAACCTGCCGGCCCATCGCCTGACGCTGAGCAACACCCGCTACATGTACTGGACCGTTGCGCAAATGGTCGCGCACCACAGCGTCAACGGTTGCCAGTTGCAGGCCGGTGACCTGTTCGGTTCGGGCACCTTGTCCGGCCCGGAAAACGGTCAGTTCGGCAGCCTGCTGGAAATCACCGAGGGCGGTAAAAAGCCGATCGAACTGGCCTCTGGCGAGGTGCGTAAATTCCTCGAGGACGGTGACGAAATCATTCTGCGCGCTCGCTGCGCCCGTGATGGTTTTGCTTCGATCGGCTTCGGCGAATGCCGCGGCAAAGTGCTGGCGGCGCGCTGA
- the hmgA gene encoding homogentisate 1,2-dioxygenase, whose product MNLDSTAQALAYQSGFGNEFSSEALPGALPVGQNSPQKAPYGLYTELFSGTAFTMTRSEARRTWMYRIQPSANHPAFVKLERQLAGGPLGEVTPNRLRWNPLEIPAEPTDFIDGLVSMVANAGAEKPSGISIYNYVANRSMERVFFNADGELLLVPQLGRLRIATELGVLDVAPLEIAVLPRGLKFRVELLDPQARGYVAENHGAPLRLPDLGPIGSNGLANPRDFLTPVAAYENLQQPTTLVQKFLGQLWATELNHSPLNVVAWHGNNVPYKYDLRRFNTIGTVSFDHPDPSIFTVLTSPTSVHGLANLDFVIFPPRWMVAENTFRPPWFHRNLMNEFMGLIQGEYDAKAEGFVPGGASLHSCMSAHGPDGETCTKAINAELKPAKIDNTMAFMFETSQVLRPSRFALDCPQLQSTYDACWATLPATFDPTRR is encoded by the coding sequence ATGAACCTCGATTCAACCGCTCAGGCGCTGGCGTATCAGTCCGGTTTCGGCAACGAATTCAGCTCTGAAGCGTTGCCCGGCGCGCTGCCCGTCGGCCAGAACTCCCCGCAAAAAGCCCCGTACGGTCTCTACACCGAATTGTTTTCCGGCACCGCGTTCACCATGACTCGCAGTGAAGCGCGGCGCACCTGGATGTACCGGATTCAGCCGTCGGCCAATCACCCGGCCTTCGTCAAACTGGAGCGGCAATTGGCCGGTGGCCCATTGGGTGAGGTGACGCCCAATCGCCTGCGCTGGAACCCGCTGGAGATTCCGGCCGAACCGACCGATTTCATCGACGGACTGGTGAGCATGGTCGCCAACGCTGGTGCGGAAAAGCCGTCCGGCATCAGCATCTACAACTACGTCGCTAACCGTTCGATGGAGCGCGTGTTCTTCAATGCCGACGGCGAACTGCTGCTGGTGCCGCAACTCGGGCGTCTGCGCATCGCCACCGAACTGGGTGTGCTGGACGTGGCGCCGCTGGAAATCGCCGTGCTGCCGCGAGGTCTGAAATTCCGCGTTGAGTTGCTTGACCCGCAAGCACGCGGCTACGTCGCCGAGAACCATGGCGCGCCGCTGCGTCTGCCGGATCTGGGCCCGATCGGCAGCAACGGCTTGGCCAATCCGCGCGACTTCCTCACGCCGGTCGCCGCTTACGAGAACCTGCAGCAACCGACTACGCTGGTGCAGAAGTTCCTCGGCCAGCTATGGGCCACCGAACTCAATCACTCGCCGCTCAACGTGGTCGCCTGGCACGGCAACAACGTGCCGTACAAATATGATCTGCGCCGTTTCAACACCATCGGTACGGTGAGTTTCGATCACCCGGATCCGTCGATCTTCACCGTGCTGACCTCGCCGACCAGCGTGCACGGTCTGGCCAACCTCGACTTCGTGATCTTCCCTCCACGCTGGATGGTCGCCGAGAACACCTTCCGGCCACCGTGGTTCCACCGCAATCTGATGAACGAATTCATGGGCCTGATCCAGGGCGAATACGACGCCAAGGCCGAAGGCTTCGTGCCCGGCGGTGCGTCGCTGCACAGCTGCATGAGCGCTCATGGCCCGGATGGCGAGACCTGCACCAAAGCGATCAACGCCGAGCTCAAACCGGCGAAAATCGACAACACCATGGCCTTCATGTTCGAGACCAGCCAAGTGCTGCGCCCAAGCCGCTTCGCCCTCGACTGCCCGCAACTGCAATCCACTTACGACGCCTGCTGGGCCACGCTGCCCGCGACGTTCGACCCGACCCGGAGATAA
- the maiA gene encoding maleylacetoacetate isomerase, which produces MDLYTYYRSTSSYRVRIALALKGLDYQALPVNLIAPPGGEHRQAAYLAINPQGRVPALRTDEGGLLIQSPAIIEYLEERYPQVPLLPEDLLARAQVRGVAAVIGCDVHPLHNVSVLNRLRQSGHDEAQVVEWISHWISQGLATVEQLIGDEGFCFGEWPCVADVYLIPQLYAAERFNVSLEAYPKIRRVAALAAEHSAFIKAHPANQPDTP; this is translated from the coding sequence ATGGATCTCTATACCTATTACCGTTCGACCTCGTCGTACCGGGTGCGAATTGCGCTGGCGTTGAAGGGCCTCGACTATCAGGCGTTACCGGTCAATTTGATCGCACCGCCGGGTGGCGAGCATCGGCAAGCGGCGTATCTGGCGATCAATCCACAGGGCCGGGTGCCGGCCTTGCGCACTGATGAGGGCGGTTTGCTGATTCAATCGCCTGCGATCATCGAGTACCTGGAAGAACGTTATCCACAGGTGCCGTTGCTGCCGGAAGATCTGCTCGCCCGTGCGCAGGTGCGCGGTGTAGCGGCGGTGATCGGCTGCGACGTGCATCCGCTGCACAACGTCAGTGTGCTCAATCGCCTGCGTCAGTCGGGGCACGATGAGGCGCAGGTAGTCGAGTGGATCAGTCACTGGATCAGCCAAGGGTTGGCGACAGTGGAACAGTTGATTGGCGATGAGGGATTCTGTTTCGGCGAGTGGCCGTGTGTGGCGGATGTTTACCTGATTCCGCAGTTGTATGCGGCGGAGCGGTTCAATGTCAGCCTTGAGGCGTATCCGAAAATTCGTCGGGTCGCCGCACTGGCGGCTGAACATTCAGCATTCATTAAGGCCCATCCTGCCAATCAACCAGACACCCCATAA
- a CDS encoding DUF6543 domain-containing protein, whose protein sequence is MHTPESGFEFFEKNTDLHRKLQQRLSLGSDQIRYLKATRSPHAFCVETHLEGQLESVSSLFSGREQLDSPLTSVLQENQGLHVLRYGIDTRFYLLWAALKRTDWPFWLHGAGSDIQQRYNELEESRDQYQTAYSTVFDAYFSFKDYVVRKFAEWAHRTLGEHLDPETISVHSSYTLQIAGRTVEQEDTRTLTEFIVFGLHDNGYKAALTIIGVPDGSRLTTVALEQWLENRNLRLEFTGSLASSPSIDYQEAYRNYLFSQMEFAVFVARHSGKLDSTDANIIARAMANDSTVTIQGLRIKLQVPALKDVLIISAREYVPSLMLVKTPGGEFELQKFSDVYAANLWLESALSADREYAALLIHPDYLHEAGKLLGSDPTQLNYRYTLDGRPVDLGLNLKAPLADYVNIAYRAEVALHKAIAPVGYRALGIEGRKRYSRLTTELKALSTVDARDNGFPTFEQFTYDSVKAQIEDILRTRGSNVSVNPDQIIVQTEEFRKSVTDVLLEGLAFEAVHPAYETKFSPKYYLVNGHPGIEKLDIRDLSSLSKTFRPGDRYAAMLKAQYQNKAHPDYAFRRAVHARRIRCEMYCSAFTDFTNGRLSIESFSAIQRTIDNLKESGGYQSIVNSVAEGDVGLYKFNIGELGLTAARDRTVGGVYIFRLKMSSGFVDLLYTPDAPDLVSFRPIAEFIPSIRFRYGPFRNYYSQRILLLDQKVINTYFDNLVATADTKPVIRTQQRSLLPDLFTFHDERVRRVLSDIDERTTSLNEIIAGIIYGNLLKVANIVSLLVPPVGTVVVAVQMMKSIYDASQSHRRGDYSAALGHIRDVLSELLTLGQAAAAGAPVKELTRAQRSFLSLFEDARTVAELVTYYTGHEDPTDELIGFFKSLMEDADSALSKTTVR, encoded by the coding sequence ATGCACACGCCGGAAAGCGGCTTCGAGTTCTTTGAAAAAAATACCGATTTGCACCGCAAACTTCAGCAGCGATTGTCCTTGGGCAGTGACCAGATCCGATACCTGAAGGCTACGCGAAGTCCTCACGCCTTTTGTGTAGAGACTCATCTCGAAGGCCAGCTTGAAAGCGTGTCATCGTTGTTCAGTGGCCGGGAACAATTGGATAGTCCGCTCACCTCCGTACTGCAGGAGAATCAAGGCCTGCACGTGCTGCGCTACGGTATCGACACTCGCTTCTATCTGCTTTGGGCTGCGTTGAAACGCACCGACTGGCCGTTTTGGCTCCATGGTGCTGGTAGCGATATTCAACAGCGATATAACGAGCTTGAAGAGTCCAGGGATCAATACCAGACCGCGTATTCAACCGTCTTCGATGCGTACTTTTCGTTTAAGGATTATGTGGTGCGTAAGTTCGCCGAATGGGCGCACAGGACGCTCGGGGAACACCTCGATCCAGAAACAATAAGTGTCCATAGCTCGTACACCCTGCAAATTGCCGGACGTACTGTCGAGCAGGAAGACACCCGGACGCTGACGGAATTTATCGTTTTCGGTCTGCATGACAATGGTTATAAAGCCGCGCTGACTATCATCGGCGTTCCCGACGGCAGTCGGCTGACGACGGTGGCGCTCGAGCAGTGGCTGGAGAATCGCAACCTGCGACTGGAATTTACCGGCAGCCTTGCCTCCTCGCCCTCGATTGATTACCAGGAGGCCTACCGCAACTACCTCTTCAGCCAGATGGAGTTTGCAGTTTTTGTTGCTCGCCACTCCGGAAAGCTGGACTCCACCGATGCGAATATCATCGCGCGAGCCATGGCCAATGACTCAACGGTGACCATTCAGGGATTGCGAATCAAATTACAAGTACCCGCGTTGAAAGATGTCCTGATCATTTCGGCCAGAGAATATGTACCGTCGCTGATGCTGGTGAAAACGCCTGGCGGTGAATTTGAACTGCAAAAATTTTCCGATGTTTATGCAGCGAACCTCTGGCTGGAGTCGGCATTGTCCGCAGATCGTGAATACGCTGCATTGCTGATCCATCCAGACTACCTGCACGAAGCAGGTAAGTTGCTCGGCAGCGATCCCACACAGCTGAACTACCGCTACACGCTCGATGGCCGGCCGGTCGATCTTGGCCTGAATCTCAAGGCACCGTTGGCAGACTATGTAAATATCGCTTACCGAGCCGAAGTTGCCCTGCACAAGGCTATTGCTCCGGTAGGTTATCGGGCGCTGGGCATTGAAGGCCGCAAGCGCTATTCGCGTCTGACAACCGAGCTAAAGGCACTGTCTACGGTTGATGCACGGGATAATGGTTTTCCGACATTCGAGCAGTTCACTTATGACTCGGTGAAAGCGCAGATAGAAGACATTTTGCGTACTCGTGGGAGCAATGTTTCGGTCAATCCCGATCAGATCATTGTTCAAACCGAAGAGTTTCGTAAGAGCGTTACCGACGTTTTGCTCGAGGGACTCGCCTTTGAAGCGGTGCATCCGGCCTACGAAACGAAATTCAGCCCGAAATACTATTTGGTGAATGGCCATCCCGGCATTGAAAAACTGGATATCCGAGACCTGTCCTCACTGTCGAAAACTTTCCGTCCCGGCGACAGATATGCCGCGATGCTGAAAGCGCAATATCAGAACAAGGCTCATCCTGATTACGCGTTCAGGCGCGCAGTACACGCGCGAAGAATTCGCTGTGAAATGTACTGCAGTGCTTTTACCGACTTTACCAATGGCAGACTGTCAATAGAGTCTTTCTCTGCTATCCAGCGGACTATCGATAATCTGAAAGAAAGTGGCGGCTATCAGTCAATTGTGAATAGCGTCGCCGAAGGTGACGTCGGTCTGTATAAATTCAATATCGGTGAGCTGGGTTTGACGGCTGCCAGGGATCGCACGGTTGGCGGCGTTTATATTTTCCGACTGAAGATGTCTTCAGGGTTCGTCGATTTGCTCTATACGCCTGACGCGCCGGATCTGGTCAGCTTCCGACCAATCGCTGAGTTTATTCCTTCGATTCGTTTTCGATACGGCCCGTTCAGGAACTACTACAGCCAGCGGATACTGCTGCTCGACCAAAAGGTGATCAACACCTATTTCGACAATCTGGTTGCAACCGCCGATACCAAACCGGTCATTCGCACGCAGCAGCGTTCGTTATTGCCTGATCTGTTCACTTTCCATGACGAGCGAGTGCGCCGTGTATTGAGCGATATCGACGAACGCACCACCAGCCTCAATGAAATAATCGCCGGTATTATTTACGGCAACCTGTTGAAGGTCGCGAACATCGTGAGCCTGCTGGTGCCTCCCGTGGGCACTGTCGTGGTGGCTGTGCAGATGATGAAAAGTATCTACGACGCTTCGCAGTCGCACCGACGGGGTGATTATTCCGCTGCGCTGGGACATATACGGGATGTATTGAGCGAACTGCTGACATTGGGTCAGGCAGCGGCGGCGGGCGCACCGGTTAAAGAGCTTACTCGTGCGCAACGCTCGTTCCTCAGTTTGTTTGAAGACGCTCGGACAGTCGCGGAACTCGTTACGTATTACACCGGCCATGAAGACCCCACAGATGAACTGATTGGTTTCTTCAAGTCACTGATGGAAGATGCTGACTCGGCATTGAGCAAGACCACGGTTCGTTGA